A region of Ignavibacteriota bacterium DNA encodes the following proteins:
- a CDS encoding phytase, which translates to MNIFVKYVLLLTLAFSIIISCKEKEEVKEVIEIEQSNKEFPVISEEFLSPWNDDDNIDSPTFYQTADGRNLIIATSKAKHNLFIYNAENGELVKTIGKEGNGQMEFARPNGIWVIENLLLVCERDNHRIQVINLKDFSHVGFIGEEYLKYPYGITVYKNSDDEFTLFVTDNYEGENDEAYPHYYKLNERVHKYSFKYDESNRNFESKLIKKFGDTSGPGMLWVVESIYADPDNNRLLIAEEDKNNLGIKIYDLEGNFTGIIIGDDEFEYQAEGIALYDCGNGEGYWFCTDQDYYNLGNNTFHIYDRKSMKYLSSFISKTSGNTDGIWLSQLPFGKFNKGIFIAVHNDGGVGIFDLNNILNTLNLKCK; encoded by the coding sequence ATGAACATTTTTGTTAAATATGTCTTACTATTAACATTAGCTTTTTCAATTATAATATCATGCAAAGAAAAAGAAGAAGTTAAAGAAGTAATTGAAATTGAACAAAGTAACAAAGAATTTCCTGTCATTTCAGAAGAGTTTTTATCACCATGGAATGATGATGACAATATTGATTCGCCAACATTCTATCAAACCGCTGACGGAAGAAATTTAATTATCGCCACATCAAAAGCCAAACATAATTTGTTTATTTATAATGCTGAAAATGGGGAACTTGTTAAAACAATCGGAAAAGAAGGTAACGGGCAAATGGAATTTGCAAGACCTAATGGAATTTGGGTTATTGAAAATCTTTTGCTTGTCTGTGAAAGGGATAATCACAGAATACAAGTTATTAATTTGAAGGATTTTTCTCATGTTGGATTCATTGGTGAAGAATACCTGAAATACCCTTATGGGATTACTGTTTATAAGAATTCTGATGATGAGTTTACTTTGTTTGTTACAGATAATTATGAGGGTGAAAATGATGAGGCATATCCACATTATTACAAGCTCAATGAAAGAGTTCACAAATACTCTTTCAAATACGACGAAAGTAATAGAAACTTTGAAAGTAAATTAATCAAAAAGTTCGGTGATACTTCAGGTCCGGGTATGTTATGGGTTGTTGAATCAATTTATGCTGACCCTGATAATAATCGCCTGCTCATAGCAGAGGAGGATAAAAACAACTTAGGAATCAAAATTTATGACTTAGAAGGTAACTTTACCGGAATAATAATTGGTGATGACGAATTTGAATATCAGGCAGAGGGTATTGCTTTGTACGATTGCGGTAATGGAGAAGGATATTGGTTTTGTACTGACCAGGATTATTACAATTTGGGTAATAACACATTCCATATTTATGACCGAAAAAGTATGAAATATTTATCTTCATTTATAAGCAAAACATCAGGCAATACAGATGGAATATGGCTTTCTCAATTGCCTTTTGGCAAATTTAATAAAGGAATTTTTATCGCAGTTCATAATGATGGCGGAGTTGGTATATTTGACTTAAATAATATTTTAAATACATTAAATTTAAAGTGTAAATGA
- a CDS encoding tyrosine-type recombinase/integrase: protein MFLSTKKQAISKHTYKNYVTLKNHLKNYEIYHKTKLMFSDIGLEFNDKFVNYCINHSQIKNNTIVSLLRLLKSFMNWTFERDYHSNKNHKKIRLKEDDVELVALTGSELMRLYNLDLTQNTTLSKIRDTFCLSCFTGARFSDIANLKMTDIANDTWNLRTQKTRDILTIPLNDYALEIINRYKDSGTDFKVVSNQLSNKYLKELCKLAEITGITKRTHYQGSEKIEIIKPKYEFISTHTARRTFVTLSLEKGMRPEIVMSITGHKEYKTMKRYIKITSSAKQNEMKNVWKKI from the coding sequence TTGTTTTTATCTACCAAAAAACAAGCAATTTCAAAACATACTTATAAAAACTATGTTACTCTGAAAAATCATCTCAAAAATTATGAAATTTATCACAAAACTAAACTTATGTTTTCAGATATTGGGCTTGAGTTTAATGATAAATTTGTAAATTATTGCATAAATCACTCGCAAATAAAAAATAATACGATTGTGAGCTTACTTAGATTGTTGAAGTCGTTCATGAACTGGACTTTTGAAAGGGATTACCACTCAAACAAAAATCATAAGAAAATCAGGTTGAAAGAAGATGATGTTGAGTTGGTGGCTCTTACTGGGAGCGAATTGATGCGGCTATACAATCTTGACCTGACACAAAATACCACCTTATCCAAAATTCGTGATACTTTCTGTTTGTCGTGTTTTACAGGTGCAAGGTTTTCTGACATAGCAAATCTTAAAATGACTGATATTGCTAATGATACGTGGAATTTGAGAACTCAAAAGACACGTGATATACTGACAATTCCTCTTAATGACTATGCTCTTGAAATCATTAACCGGTACAAAGATAGCGGAACAGACTTTAAAGTTGTATCAAACCAATTAAGTAATAAATACTTAAAAGAACTTTGCAAATTAGCGGAAATAACAGGTATAACAAAAAGGACACATTATCAGGGTTCGGAGAAAATCGAAATTATCAAACCAAAATATGAATTCATTTCAACCCATACAGCCCGCCGAACATTTGTAACATTATCACTCGAAAAGGGTATGCGCCCCGAAATAGTCATGTCAATCACCGGACATAAGGAATACAAAACGATGAAAAGGTACATCAAAATCACTTCAAGTGCTAAGCAGAATGAAATGAAAAATGTTTGGAAGAAGATATAG
- a CDS encoding helix-turn-helix domain-containing protein produces the protein MNANLTVTLDKSSIELLVNEISDKISISSEKSDFIPKPAPPALLSIKDLCQFFRVSRVTIHKWMKDGRIPYRKVNRRVYFILEEVLNSINKFDFKTVASAKESILNGRGR, from the coding sequence ATGAATGCTAACTTAACAGTTACTCTTGATAAGTCAAGTATTGAATTACTTGTCAATGAAATATCTGACAAAATCAGTATTTCAAGTGAAAAATCTGACTTTATACCAAAGCCAGCTCCACCGGCACTACTATCAATAAAAGATTTGTGCCAGTTCTTCAGAGTGAGCCGTGTTACAATTCACAAATGGATGAAAGACGGCAGAATACCCTACCGCAAGGTAAACAGACGTGTTTACTTCATACTTGAAGAAGTTTTAAATTCAATCAATAAATTTGACTTTAAAACTGTTGCCTCTGCTAAAGAATCAATTCTAAATGGGAGGGGAAGATGA
- the cas2 gene encoding CRISPR-associated endonuclease Cas2, which yields MYCILVYDVGEKRVGKMLKHFRQYLNWIQNSVFEGELTKGQFDEMMGVAKKLMKKEEDSIILFSMQSNKYLDKKIYGVDKSGLTSNFI from the coding sequence ATGTACTGCATATTAGTCTATGACGTAGGTGAAAAACGTGTTGGCAAAATGCTGAAACATTTCAGGCAATATCTAAACTGGATTCAGAACTCTGTTTTTGAAGGCGAACTTACAAAAGGACAGTTTGATGAAATGATGGGTGTTGCAAAAAAGCTGATGAAAAAAGAGGAGGATTCTATAATTTTGTTCAGTATGCAGAGTAATAAATATCTTGACAAGAAAATTTATGGAGTTGATAAATCTGGCTTAACATCTAATTTTATCTGA
- the cas1b gene encoding type I-B CRISPR-associated endonuclease Cas1, whose translation MKRMYYIFTPGKLKRKENTVFYVPFKNVEPQDDENLQNEVLLSVDSDMAESLPTNKIVLPVQDIDSFYIMTEASFNTKFLDFCSANKIPIHFFNYYGFYSGTYYPKEYLLSGSLLVNQVKHYSSISKRLEIARKFIEGAAFNLSKNLKYYNTRNKDLQAQIDTMEGLAMDIPSATSIEQLMGIEGNIRKVYYTGFEEILGKEFELISRKYNPPSNPLNALISFSNMMVYTTVLSEIYRTQLNPTISFLHEPGDRRFSLALDIAEIFKPLFADRLIFKMINNRQIQTKDFESRLNGYYLKDTARKAFVQEYDEKLKTTIKHRKLQKEISYRRIIRLECYKLIKHLIGDTEYEPFKIWW comes from the coding sequence ATGAAAAGAATGTACTATATTTTTACACCGGGTAAATTGAAACGCAAAGAAAATACGGTTTTTTATGTGCCGTTCAAAAATGTAGAGCCACAGGATGATGAAAATTTGCAGAATGAAGTTTTGCTTTCGGTTGATTCGGATATGGCGGAATCACTACCTACAAATAAAATAGTATTACCTGTTCAGGATATTGATTCATTCTATATTATGACGGAGGCATCATTTAATACCAAATTCCTTGATTTCTGCTCAGCAAATAAGATTCCTATTCATTTTTTTAATTATTATGGATTTTATTCGGGGACTTATTATCCGAAGGAATATTTGTTAAGCGGCTCTTTGCTTGTTAATCAGGTAAAACATTATTCAAGTATTAGCAAACGTCTGGAAATAGCACGCAAATTTATTGAGGGTGCGGCGTTTAATTTAAGTAAAAATCTCAAGTATTATAATACCAGAAATAAGGATTTGCAGGCACAGATTGATACGATGGAAGGTTTGGCAATGGACATTCCTTCTGCGACGAGTATTGAGCAACTGATGGGCATTGAAGGTAATATCAGGAAGGTTTACTATACGGGATTTGAGGAGATTCTTGGTAAGGAATTTGAGCTGATTTCGAGGAAATATAACCCTCCTTCAAATCCATTGAATGCGTTGATTTCATTTTCAAATATGATGGTCTATACTACGGTTTTATCGGAAATTTACAGAACGCAGTTGAACCCGACTATATCATTTCTGCACGAACCGGGAGACAGAAGATTTTCGCTTGCACTTGATATTGCTGAAATATTTAAGCCGTTATTTGCAGACAGACTAATTTTTAAAATGATTAATAACAGGCAGATTCAAACAAAGGATTTCGAGAGTCGTCTGAACGGATATTATCTTAAAGATACTGCACGTAAAGCGTTTGTGCAGGAGTACGACGAAAAGCTGAAAACGACGATTAAGCACAGGAAACTTCAGAAAGAAATATCTTACAGACGCATTATACGGTTGGAATGCTACAAGTTGATAAAGCACCTGATAGGTGATACGGAATACGAACCATTTAAGATATGGTGGTGA
- the cas4 gene encoding CRISPR-associated protein Cas4 translates to MHITGTQLNYFFVCKRKLWLFANHIQCEQESDLVLQGKIMHENSYSYEKKEYEFEGIKVDWLDLNNKVIHEVKKSDKVEEAHLWQLKYYLYYFRKNNIGEFTGEINYPKLRKKEQVMLTDDDVVYIEKIIDEIEVVKNLPFAPKVEKPMKICKKCSYNDLCWV, encoded by the coding sequence ATCCACATAACAGGGACCCAGCTTAACTACTTCTTCGTGTGTAAGAGGAAGTTGTGGCTGTTTGCTAACCATATCCAGTGCGAGCAGGAATCAGACCTTGTGCTTCAAGGTAAGATTATGCACGAAAATTCTTATTCTTATGAGAAAAAAGAATATGAGTTTGAAGGGATTAAGGTGGATTGGCTCGATTTGAATAATAAGGTTATTCACGAAGTTAAAAAGTCGGATAAGGTCGAGGAGGCGCACCTCTGGCAACTGAAATATTATCTGTATTATTTCAGGAAAAATAATATCGGTGAGTTTACAGGCGAAATTAATTACCCGAAATTGCGTAAAAAAGAACAGGTTATGCTAACTGATGATGATGTGGTTTATATCGAAAAAATTATTGATGAAATTGAGGTTGTGAAGAATTTACCTTTTGCACCTAAAGTGGAGAAGCCGATGAAAATATGTAAGAAGTGTTCGTATAACGATTTATGCTGGGTGTGA
- a CDS encoding CRISPR-associated protein Cas7, which yields MKRNPYLYIRGLRKVDHTVFAVNDGQKFYYDPQFGYKQAYSSGQQVKRSILDALNLPFAAITFNWEIENYGKKDKEAAKQKEPHSPCDPSFADQLLGGYMKAESGAFTVKRRSPLSISAMRPIHPLLGGIESPTENLTFDRTQYPEHHVVNVYKVENSKRVLIEKEELDKWLTENHRSLPNRAFIQDQKRTSGLFVYDIAIDLRTLFCVSTNKYEPELFPEIEEKLKGDGWVETSNVFGKCLLCPDEKRKEIIESLAHAIINWRITSNQARTFSLMETIAIAMSDNANKVAFAIRGELSDTTERPTANPVIDENSGAEIFQTPLVSSIIPGFAGSSDALDKAKQYIIDYLNKYDYVNQKYLD from the coding sequence ATGAAGAGAAATCCATATCTTTACATTCGTGGTCTAAGAAAAGTTGACCACACTGTTTTTGCTGTCAATGACGGACAGAAATTTTATTACGACCCGCAATTTGGGTATAAACAAGCATATTCAAGCGGACAACAAGTAAAACGCTCAATTCTTGATGCCTTGAATTTACCATTTGCAGCTATTACTTTCAATTGGGAAATTGAAAATTATGGCAAAAAAGATAAAGAAGCAGCAAAACAAAAAGAGCCACACTCACCTTGTGACCCGTCTTTTGCAGACCAGTTACTTGGCGGTTATATGAAAGCAGAATCAGGTGCATTTACAGTCAAACGAAGAAGCCCGCTTTCTATATCTGCAATGAGACCAATCCATCCTTTGTTGGGAGGTATTGAATCACCAACTGAAAATTTGACTTTCGACAGAACGCAATACCCGGAACATCATGTTGTTAATGTTTATAAAGTTGAAAATTCCAAAAGAGTATTAATCGAAAAAGAGGAGCTTGATAAATGGCTGACTGAAAATCACCGAAGTCTTCCAAACAGAGCATTCATTCAAGACCAGAAAAGAACTTCCGGCTTATTCGTTTATGATATTGCTATTGACTTACGCACACTTTTCTGCGTTTCAACTAACAAGTATGAACCGGAATTATTCCCTGAGATTGAAGAGAAATTAAAAGGAGACGGCTGGGTTGAAACAAGCAATGTGTTCGGCAAATGCCTGTTGTGTCCGGATGAAAAAAGGAAAGAAATTATCGAATCACTTGCTCACGCTATAATTAACTGGAGGATAACTTCCAATCAGGCAAGAACTTTTTCTTTAATGGAAACAATTGCTATTGCTATGAGCGATAATGCCAATAAAGTTGCATTTGCAATTCGTGGTGAACTAAGCGACACTACGGAAAGACCCACTGCCAATCCGGTAATTGATGAAAATTCAGGTGCTGAAATATTTCAGACACCACTGGTTTCATCAATAATTCCCGGATTCGCAGGCAGTTCAGATGCCCTTGACAAAGCAAAACAGTACATAATTGATTACCTGAACAAATATGACTATGTGAATCAAAAGTATTTAGATTAA